Proteins encoded together in one Microcebus murinus isolate Inina chromosome 16, M.murinus_Inina_mat1.0, whole genome shotgun sequence window:
- the NKX2-4 gene encoding homeobox protein Nkx-2.4 translates to MSLSPKHTTPFSVSDILSPIEETYKKFGGAMDGAPPGLGASLGAAAAAAYRAPPPGPSAQAASVAGVQPPHAMAGHNAAAAAAAAAAAAAAATYHMPPGVSQFPHGAMGGYCNGGLGNVGELPAYTDGMRGGAAAGWYGANADPRYSSISRFMGPSTGVNVAGMGSLTGIADAAKSLAPLHAAAAAAAPRRKRRVLFSQAQVYELERRFKQQKYLSAPEREHLASMIHLTPTQVKIWFQNHRYKMKRQAKDKAAQQLQQEGGLGPPPPPASPRRVAVPVLVKDGKPCQNGASTPTPGQAGPQPPAPTPAPELEELSPSPPALHGPGGGLAGLDASAGDYGGGVLGANLLYGRTW, encoded by the exons ATGTCGTTGAGCCCAAAGCACACGACGCCCTTCTCCGTGTCCGACATCCTGAGCCCCATCGAGGAGACCTACAAGAAGTTCGGCGGCGCCATGGACGGCGCGCCGCCCGGCCTGGGGGCGTCCCTGggggccgcggccgccgccgcctacCGCGCGCCGCCGCCGGGCCCCTCAGCGCAGGCGGCGTCCGTGGCGGGCGTGCAGCCGCCTCACGCCATGGCGGGCCACaacgcggcggcggcggcggcggcagcggcggcggcggcggcggccgccacCTACCACATGCCGCCCGGCGTCTCGCAGTTCCCGCACGGCGCCATGGGCGGCTACTGCAACGGCGGCCTGGGCAACGTGGGCGAGCTGCCCGCCTACACGGACGGCATGCGGGGCGGCGCGGCCGCCGGCTGGTACGGCGCCAACGCGGACCCGCGCTACTCGTCAA TCTCCAGGTTCATGGGGCCGTCGACGGGCGTGAACGTGGCCGGCATGGGCTCGCTGACGGGCATCGCGGACGCCGCCAAGTCGCTGGCGCCGCTGcacgcggcggcggcggcggcggcgccgcgAAGGAAGCGCCGCGTGCTCTTCTCGCAGGCGCAGGTCTACGAGCTGGAGCGGCGCTTCAAGCAGCAGAAGTACCTGTCGGCGCCGGAGCGCGAGCACCTGGCCAGCATGATCCACCTGACGCCCACGCAGGTCAAGATCTGGTTCCAGAACCACCGCTACAAGATGAAGCGGCAGGCGAAGGACAAGGCGGcgcagcagctgcagcaggaggGCGGCctgggcccgccgccgccgcccgcgtcGCCGCGCCGCGTGGCCGTGCCGGTGCTGGTCAAGGACGGCAAGCCGTGCCAGAACGGCGCCAGCACGCCGACGCCCGGCCAGGCCGGCCCGCAGCCGCCGGCCCCGACGCCGGCGCCTGAGCTCGAGGAGCTGTCCCCCAGCCCGCCCGCGCTGCACGGCCCGGGGGGCGGCCTGGCGGGCCTGGACGCGTCCGCCGGGGACTACGGCGGCGGCGTGCTGGGCGCGAACCTGCTCTATGGCAGGACGTGGTGA